The following proteins are encoded in a genomic region of Anas acuta chromosome 28, bAnaAcu1.1, whole genome shotgun sequence:
- the C28H1orf43 gene encoding protein C1orf43 homolog: protein MAGAGSNWLSGVNVVLVMAYGSLVFVLLFIFVKRQIMRFAMKSRRGPHVPVGQHAPKDLKEEIDIRLSRVQDIKYEPRLLAEDDSRLLQLETQGCYNYLYRMKALDAIRTSEIPFHADGRYPKSLIGKNFCAYLLELRNSSASFKGIRKALIDTLLDGYESARYGTGVFGKPEYLKYQDALNELANLTKARAGSSQRQHQSAAKDLTLSPEVSSPATIQVTYLPSSQKSKRAKHFLELKSFKDNYNTLESTL from the exons atGGCGGGGGCCGGCAGTAACTGGCTGTCCGGGGTCAACGTGGTGCTCGTCATGGCCTACGGCAGCCTG GTCTTCGTGCTGCTGTTCATCTTCGTGAAACGCCAGATCATGCGCTTCGCCATGAAGTCCCGCCGCGGCCCCCACGTGCCTGTCGGACAGCACGCGCCCAAG gatttaaaggaagaaatcGACATTCGGCTGTCCCGGGTGCAAGACATCAAGTACGAGCCCCGGCTGCTGGCTGAGGACgacagcaggctgctgcagctggagacaCAAG GCTGCTATAACTACCTGTACAGGATGAAGGCGCTGGATGCGATCCGGACATCTG AAATTCCATTTCACGCGGACGGCAGATACCCAAAGTCTTTAATAGGGAAGAATTTCTGTGCCTACCTGCTGGAGCTGAGGAATTCCAGCGCCTCCTTCAAAGGCATCCGCAAGGCCTTGATCGACACCCTGCTGGACGGCTACGAGAGCGCCCGCTACGGCACCGGG GTCTTTGGGAAACCAGAATACCTGAAGTACCAGGATGCTCTGAACGAGCTGGCAAACCT GACCAAGGCccgggcaggcagcagccagcggCAGCACCAGTCAGCAGCCAAGGACCTCACTCTGTCCCCCGAAGTCTCCAGCCCCGCCACCATCCAGGTCACCTACCTGCCTTCCAGCCAGAAGAGCAAACGTGCCAAACACTTCCTGGAGCTGAAGAGCTTCAAGGACAACTACAACACGCTGGAGAGCACCCTGTGA